Within the Rhinoraja longicauda isolate Sanriku21f unplaced genomic scaffold, sRhiLon1.1 Scf001306, whole genome shotgun sequence genome, the region caccccctacaatcagtctgaagaagggtcccgacccgaaacatcagctgtccatgttctccagatgtgctgcttgacccactgacttactccagcactttgtacttttttttgtaacccggcatctgcagttccttgtttctgcatcttcacgttgaacatttgcgacgtgcgcagtggacatgcgttttgaaccaggaagtggcagagtaaaaaaatggcttcgaaagacaggttcgagagtttaaccgaggaggcagtttgtcccatctgcctggatttcttcaccgatccggtaatattggagtgtgggcacaacttctgccgctcctgtatcacagagagttgggacagggaggggagaaactcctgcccggaatgtagagaggtgtttacagaccgcaccctcagggtgaatcgggccttggcgagactggctgagaaagctcgaacactgagccagaatcggacagagaaggaaagtaaacttcactgtgaggaacatcaggaagaactgaagctgttttgtgaaactgacaagaagctgatctgtgtggtttgtcgaGATGTgcgggaacacagagatcaccgcttcatgccggttaaagaagctgttgaaaactacaaggtaaaagcaaaccgattttgatcgcatcattgtttaattccgtctttattgtctaacgcttttattctccgattttcaaacacaatcgcagggtcaggttaaagcttccatccagtctctcacaaaagataaatcaaggttccagcaaatggagcagcaacagaaagagaagatttctggagttctggtgaggtttttaagtttcgatttcctgatccctgtgacgcgtgtaataacagggcagcgcagtgacacaagtagtgctgctgtctcctagttctggtgagcgggttcgatcctgacctcgggcgctgcatagaaaataggtacaggagtaggccgtttggcccttcgagccagcaacgtcattcaatatgatcatggcctaccctttattcataaactataacccctggttctggactcccccaacatcgggaacatttttcctgcatgtagcctctccaatccctaaagaattttacatgtttctataagatcctatctcatctttctaaattccagtgaatacgagcccagtcgacccattcagaatcagtctgaagagggtctcgacccaaaacgtcacccattccctctcctagatgctgcctgacctgctgagttactccagcatttgtgatacattctttc harbors:
- the LOC144591646 gene encoding zinc-binding protein A33-like; this translates as MASKDRFESLTEEAVCPICLDFFTDPVILECGHNFCRSCITESWDREGRNSCPECREVFTDRTLRVNRALARLAEKARTLSQNRTEKESKLHCEEHQEELKLFCETDKKLICVVCRDVREHRDHRFMPVKEAVENYKGQVKASIQSLTKDKSRFQQMEQQQKEKISGVLEQSHNLQSKIASQFAELHQILTDKEQRVQADIQEEEKRILNRMKKNLGEIEENLKSIQEELSKITSHST